A portion of the Luxibacter massiliensis genome contains these proteins:
- a CDS encoding SpoIIE family protein phosphatase, translating to MEKIEHKILKLLVGLLGAGMGVVILACAAGLFIMRNTGIQATEQISRQFVEQCTDLLAEEMSSQARKYALSCSQTISSRLQQTELSMETVAGGIRDIYENPGRYGEVAYNRAGETKGRGKKMHWLLPEKLKFEGEIKEEIYRLGNILPYFQSLSENNRQVLRIYYTSETGANIGYDADYAKKPPVFEGRTRDWYVQAAKTETLIISKAYADAFAEKLVVTFSLPCIDSSGKLLGVLALDLLIDDVEDMIDEIHLEFGGYAMLISDWGEMVAAPGMTDGNAGDLELFLGSGSQKILGSLRDKPNADTSQIFNSKIQGKEKYVMYAAMQITDWNIFIVLDRQEFEQAASSGGKELEKTAQKAEEKLSGQIMVICALWAVVVALLLSAVAAAAQKTAGKISGPIAELTRDVKRIDGKSLDYISHIETHDEIEELSRAFASMTQSLKTYISNLAGLTAEKERLATELHVATQIQVSMLPCIFPAFPEREELDIFASMNPAREVGGDFYDFFLIDNNRLCIIIADVSGKGIPAALFMVVAKTLIKDHMSSGRGMEEAFEKVNRQLCQNNEAGMFVTVFAGCLELESGKFTYINAGHNPPVLIAGTDISGKGTDKIITWLDGPADFVLAAMEGTKYRAKELFLQPRDMLFTYTDGVTEALNEEGELYGNQRLWGGVLKSRSHKAQGLIKDMAAELDAYIGSADQADDITMLALKYQPDEKSRNTLYLKADVQYLPWVREFLDRKISHRLPRGTAYAEKIHREIQMAAEEIFTNIAQYAYKNLPGDVAIRLACTEKEVKVTFIDSGFPYNPLWHPLPDIQLTAGERPIGGLGIYIVRQSMDEVHYLFKEKQNRLTIIKKFSDGSCTGASQAARGEILSGPTT from the coding sequence ATGGAGAAGATTGAACATAAGATTTTAAAGCTGCTGGTGGGGCTTTTGGGGGCAGGCATGGGAGTAGTGATCCTGGCTTGTGCCGCAGGCCTGTTTATTATGAGAAACACAGGCATACAAGCCACTGAACAAATCAGCCGTCAGTTTGTGGAACAATGTACAGACTTGCTAGCAGAGGAGATGAGTTCACAGGCCCGGAAATATGCATTGAGCTGCAGCCAGACAATCAGTAGCCGCCTGCAGCAGACGGAGTTGTCTATGGAGACTGTGGCAGGGGGGATCAGGGATATATATGAGAACCCGGGAAGATATGGGGAGGTGGCATATAACAGGGCGGGGGAAACAAAAGGAAGGGGCAAGAAAATGCATTGGCTATTGCCTGAAAAACTAAAATTTGAAGGGGAGATAAAAGAAGAGATATACAGGCTGGGAAATATACTGCCATATTTCCAAAGCCTGTCAGAAAATAACAGGCAGGTTTTACGCATTTATTATACTTCAGAGACAGGCGCCAATATAGGGTATGATGCAGATTATGCCAAAAAACCACCAGTATTTGAGGGACGTACAAGAGATTGGTATGTACAGGCAGCTAAAACGGAGACACTGATAATCTCCAAAGCCTATGCAGATGCATTTGCGGAGAAATTGGTGGTGACTTTCAGTTTGCCCTGTATTGACAGCAGTGGAAAGCTTTTAGGGGTGCTGGCATTGGACCTTCTGATCGATGATGTGGAGGACATGATTGATGAAATTCACTTGGAGTTTGGCGGTTATGCCATGCTCATATCTGATTGGGGGGAGATGGTGGCGGCTCCGGGGATGACAGATGGCAACGCCGGGGATTTGGAATTGTTTTTAGGAAGCGGGAGCCAGAAAATTTTAGGCAGCTTGAGAGATAAACCCAATGCAGACACTTCCCAGATATTCAACAGTAAAATACAGGGAAAGGAAAAATATGTAATGTACGCGGCAATGCAGATAACGGACTGGAATATCTTTATCGTCCTGGACAGGCAGGAATTTGAGCAGGCGGCAAGCAGCGGGGGAAAAGAACTGGAAAAGACTGCACAAAAGGCAGAAGAGAAGCTGTCTGGGCAGATTATGGTTATTTGTGCCCTGTGGGCGGTTGTTGTTGCACTGCTTTTATCCGCCGTGGCTGCGGCTGCGCAAAAAACAGCAGGGAAGATTTCCGGCCCTATTGCAGAACTGACCAGGGATGTAAAAAGGATTGACGGCAAAAGCCTGGACTATATTTCCCACATAGAGACCCATGATGAGATAGAAGAATTGAGCCGGGCGTTTGCATCTATGACCCAGTCTTTGAAAACGTATATTTCTAATCTGGCAGGCCTCACGGCAGAAAAAGAGAGGCTGGCCACGGAGCTTCATGTGGCCACACAAATACAGGTGTCCATGCTGCCTTGTATTTTCCCTGCTTTCCCAGAGAGGGAGGAACTGGATATTTTTGCATCTATGAATCCTGCCCGGGAGGTAGGCGGTGATTTTTATGATTTTTTCCTCATAGATAACAATAGGCTGTGCATTATTATTGCAGATGTGTCGGGGAAGGGGATACCGGCGGCGCTTTTTATGGTGGTGGCTAAGACTTTGATTAAGGATCATATGTCATCGGGAAGGGGGATGGAGGAAGCCTTTGAGAAGGTGAATAGGCAGCTTTGCCAAAATAACGAGGCAGGGATGTTTGTGACAGTATTTGCAGGCTGCCTGGAGTTAGAAAGTGGAAAATTTACCTATATAAATGCAGGCCATAATCCTCCTGTATTGATTGCAGGGACAGATATATCCGGGAAAGGGACGGACAAAATTATTACCTGGCTGGATGGGCCTGCTGATTTTGTGCTGGCTGCCATGGAAGGCACAAAATACCGGGCAAAGGAGCTGTTTTTACAACCCCGGGATATGCTTTTTACGTATACGGACGGGGTCACAGAGGCCCTGAATGAAGAAGGAGAACTGTATGGAAACCAAAGGCTTTGGGGGGGTGTCTTAAAAAGCAGATCCCATAAGGCACAGGGACTGATAAAAGATATGGCAGCAGAGCTGGACGCATATATAGGCAGTGCGGACCAGGCAGACGATATTACGATGCTGGCACTGAAATACCAGCCTGATGAAAAATCAAGAAATACTTTGTATCTGAAAGCGGATGTGCAATATTTACCATGGGTGAGGGAGTTTTTGGACAGAAAAATATCCCACCGCCTGCCCCGGGGGACAGCGTATGCAGAGAAAATCCACAGGGAAATCCAGATGGCAGCTGAGGAGATATTTACAAACATTGCACAATATGCCTATAAGAACCTGCCCGGCGATGTGGCAATCCGGCTGGCCTGTACAGAAAAAGAGGTAAAAGTAACCTTTATAGACAGTGGATTTCCCTATAACCCACTTTGGCATCCCCTTCCGGATATACAACTTACAGCAGGGGAGCGGCCCATAGGGGGCCTGGGAATTTATATAGTCAGGCAGAGCATGGATGAAGTACATTACCTTTTTAAGGAAAAACAAAATAGATTGACTATCATAAAGAAATTCAGCGACGGTTCCTGTACGGGCGCGTCACAGGCAGCCAGGGGTGAAATCCTGTCAGGGCCTACAACATGA
- a CDS encoding arsenate reductase family protein, producing the protein MLFICYPKCTTCQRARKWLDAQGKTYEERDIKTDNPKKEELKEWYQKSGLPLKRFFNTSGMLYKELKLKDRLPDMSEEEQLELLATDGMLVKRPIIVTEDAVLTGFKEKEWEEKL; encoded by the coding sequence ATGTTATTTATATGCTATCCGAAATGCACTACCTGCCAGAGGGCCAGGAAATGGCTGGATGCTCAGGGGAAAACCTATGAAGAGAGAGATATCAAGACGGACAACCCCAAAAAAGAAGAATTGAAAGAATGGTACCAGAAAAGCGGCCTGCCGCTGAAACGCTTCTTCAATACGAGCGGGATGCTGTATAAAGAACTGAAACTCAAAGACCGCCTCCCCGATATGAGCGAAGAGGAGCAGCTGGAACTTCTGGCCACAGATGGTATGCTGGTTAAACGGCCTATAATCGTGACAGAGGATGCAGTGCTCACTGGATTCAAAGAAAAAGAATGGGAAGAGAAATTGTAG
- a CDS encoding DUF4097 domain-containing protein, with product MKTTTKRILVIAAALIAAGILFTGLGLFLGGRPGIAITSSGIRSASYNPEPYSLQKTKLDSFDSVSMVVNSYADIQILPSGDENYYLEYNLDGTYEKPFYEINNHTLTFSQDGTNSVIQTLGFFEYGFSSSDPYVILYIPQDKSINTLELYNDSGDVDIEKVNAGNTELSVDYGDLYIKDTEFKALSLTLNSGDLEMEDTKAHSLELYNDYGDATLKNFDCGTAQITMDSGDLSVDAARLESLDCTNNYGEVSVRLPEKLDTYAFDLSADYGDIHIPSDALQGFYSSSGDMEQYYKTEGNGKYKITVYCDSGDIEIQER from the coding sequence ATGAAAACAACCACTAAAAGAATTCTTGTTATAGCAGCTGCCCTTATAGCCGCCGGCATACTGTTTACCGGTCTCGGCCTATTTCTGGGCGGGCGTCCCGGAATCGCCATTACGAGCAGTGGAATTCGTTCGGCCTCCTACAATCCAGAGCCTTATTCGCTGCAGAAAACAAAACTAGATTCATTCGACAGTGTATCCATGGTTGTAAATTCCTACGCGGATATACAAATACTCCCTTCTGGGGACGAAAATTATTATCTGGAATATAATCTGGATGGAACATATGAGAAACCCTTCTATGAGATAAACAACCATACGCTTACCTTCAGCCAGGATGGAACTAACAGCGTGATTCAGACTCTGGGATTCTTTGAATATGGTTTTAGTTCTTCTGACCCATACGTCATTTTATATATACCTCAGGATAAGTCTATAAATACACTGGAGCTCTATAACGATTCAGGCGATGTGGACATCGAGAAGGTCAATGCAGGAAACACTGAGCTCTCTGTAGATTATGGGGATTTGTATATAAAAGATACAGAATTTAAGGCATTGTCCTTAACTCTCAACAGCGGCGATCTGGAAATGGAAGATACTAAGGCCCACAGCCTAGAGCTATATAATGACTATGGAGATGCCACACTGAAGAATTTTGACTGCGGCACTGCCCAGATTACTATGGATTCCGGCGACCTGTCTGTGGACGCGGCCAGACTTGAGAGCTTGGACTGCACGAACAATTACGGTGAGGTATCTGTCCGGCTGCCGGAAAAACTGGACACCTATGCCTTTGACCTCTCTGCAGATTATGGAGATATCCATATCCCCAGTGATGCCCTCCAGGGATTTTATTCATCCAGCGGGGACATGGAACAATACTATAAGACAGAAGGCAACGGTAAATATAAAATAACAGTGTACTGCGATTCTGGAGATATAGAAATTCAGGAGAGATAA
- a CDS encoding DUF1700 domain-containing protein: MTKSDYMTILAQKLRRLPKEDYDTAIDYFEEYFADAGPENEQQAIQDLGAPQDAANELIINLALKTSQEPPRSVKRGLSALWIGILAVFAAPVALPLALAFLIILFCIVIVVLAMIFCLFLSAIAVAASGVIGFIGGAVLLFTTFSDGLATIGLSLFALGAGLLFVYASAVFCRWFLKRISKSLGKITKGGKKYENNH, translated from the coding sequence ATGACTAAATCAGACTATATGACAATACTGGCACAGAAACTGCGCCGGCTTCCAAAAGAGGATTATGATACGGCCATCGACTATTTTGAAGAATATTTTGCTGATGCAGGCCCGGAGAATGAGCAGCAGGCTATCCAAGACTTAGGGGCGCCCCAGGACGCTGCCAACGAGCTGATTATCAACCTGGCGCTGAAAACATCCCAGGAGCCTCCCCGCTCTGTAAAGCGTGGCCTCTCCGCACTTTGGATCGGTATTCTGGCAGTGTTTGCGGCTCCAGTCGCACTGCCGCTGGCACTGGCCTTTTTAATCATACTTTTCTGCATTGTAATTGTAGTTTTGGCCATGATCTTTTGTCTCTTCCTCAGTGCTATTGCAGTAGCCGCAAGCGGAGTAATCGGCTTTATTGGGGGCGCTGTTCTTCTATTTACTACATTCTCAGACGGCCTTGCCACTATCGGATTAAGCCTATTTGCCTTAGGCGCAGGATTACTCTTTGTATATGCTTCTGCTGTATTCTGCCGCTGGTTTTTAAAAAGAATATCTAAATCACTCGGGAAAATCACAAAGGGAGGAAAGAAATATGAAAACAACCACTAA
- a CDS encoding PadR family transcriptional regulator, giving the protein MTFTLNTPMFDFIVLSVIAHGDAYGYQISQIIKQAANTKDSTLYPILKRLQDSRYVETYDQPYQGRNRKYYTITDTGRAHHQVLLKEWDIYKTTIDEIVKGGISQ; this is encoded by the coding sequence ATGACATTTACACTGAATACCCCGATGTTTGACTTTATTGTTCTGTCAGTGATTGCTCATGGCGATGCCTATGGCTACCAAATCAGCCAGATTATCAAACAGGCCGCCAACACCAAGGATTCTACTCTTTACCCAATTTTAAAGAGGCTACAGGACAGCCGTTATGTGGAGACTTACGACCAGCCATATCAGGGCCGGAACAGAAAGTACTACACAATCACTGATACGGGTCGCGCCCATCACCAAGTACTGCTAAAAGAATGGGATATTTATAAGACAACAATTGATGAGATTGTTAAGGGAGGGATTTCACAATGA
- a CDS encoding response regulator transcription factor — MYKIYIVEDDTTIGETIESHLSRWDYDVKCTEDFRNVREEFMAFEPQLVLMDILLPFYNGFHWCTQIRAVSKVPIIFLSSAADNMNIVMAMNMGGDDFIEKPFDLNVLTAKIQALLRRTYSFQGQLNVLEYKGVILNLNDASLTFGDKKLELTKNDFKILQVLMENTGRIVKREKIMERLWESDEFVDDNTLTVNITRLRRKLEGVGIRGFITTKKGIGYLIE; from the coding sequence ATGTATAAAATTTATATTGTAGAGGATGACACCACAATTGGAGAAACTATAGAATCCCATTTAAGCAGATGGGACTACGATGTAAAATGTACGGAAGATTTTAGGAATGTGCGGGAGGAGTTTATGGCTTTTGAACCTCAGCTTGTGCTTATGGACATTCTTCTGCCTTTTTATAACGGCTTCCATTGGTGTACACAAATCCGGGCGGTTTCCAAAGTTCCTATTATTTTTCTGTCCTCGGCTGCGGATAATATGAATATTGTCATGGCTATGAACATGGGCGGGGACGATTTTATTGAAAAACCTTTTGATTTAAATGTACTGACTGCAAAGATTCAGGCATTGCTGCGCCGCACCTATTCGTTTCAGGGTCAGCTCAATGTGCTGGAATATAAAGGGGTGATCCTGAATCTGAATGATGCCTCCCTGACATTTGGGGATAAGAAGCTGGAACTGACCAAGAATGATTTCAAGATTCTGCAAGTTTTAATGGAGAATACAGGAAGAATCGTTAAGCGTGAGAAAATAATGGAGCGGCTGTGGGAGAGCGATGAATTCGTCGATGACAATACACTGACGGTCAATATAACAAGATTGCGCAGAAAGCTGGAGGGAGTTGGGATTCGCGGGTTCATTACGACAAAGAAGGGGATCGGGTATCTGATAGAATGA
- a CDS encoding sensor histidine kinase: MRKNISSYIKSRAGWFILSFLFPGIFWCVLYLYNVRADALNYAVVLSLFLLVCWGAADFTLYCGQIKAVSEALAAYPWELRNFPEDRTGAEELYRVKLEDMFDLHQEQETQNRLKRQEMLDYYSLWVHQIKTPIAAMHLLLQSAEESGVELAESKFIPHVRMELFKTEQYVEMVLSYLRMEDMSSDLSLKWYPLDDIVRQAVRKYSQLFILKKIRLDYQECGFMVLTDEKWLLFVLGQLLSNALKYTPKGSISIYMEPGSQGALIIKDTGIGIWEEDLPRIFEKGFTGYNGRKDKKSTGIGLYLCRSVCTKLGHGLEVSSKVGEGTSVRVNLFREENILE, translated from the coding sequence ATGAGGAAAAATATAAGTTCTTATATCAAGTCAAGGGCAGGCTGGTTTATTTTGTCCTTTCTGTTTCCCGGGATATTCTGGTGTGTGCTGTATCTATATAATGTCAGGGCGGATGCCCTCAATTATGCTGTTGTCCTTTCATTATTCCTGCTGGTATGCTGGGGAGCGGCAGATTTTACTCTGTACTGCGGCCAAATAAAAGCAGTGAGTGAGGCTTTGGCAGCGTATCCCTGGGAACTGCGGAATTTTCCGGAGGATCGGACAGGGGCAGAAGAGCTTTATAGGGTTAAGCTGGAGGATATGTTTGACCTTCATCAGGAGCAGGAGACACAAAACAGGCTCAAGAGGCAGGAAATGTTGGATTATTATAGTCTGTGGGTCCATCAGATTAAGACCCCGATTGCAGCTATGCACTTACTTTTACAGTCTGCTGAGGAGAGTGGGGTGGAATTGGCAGAAAGCAAGTTTATCCCCCATGTAAGAATGGAATTGTTTAAGACAGAACAATATGTAGAGATGGTGCTTTCTTATTTGCGTATGGAGGATATGTCCTCAGATTTATCCCTTAAGTGGTATCCATTGGATGATATTGTACGCCAGGCTGTAAGAAAGTACTCCCAGCTGTTTATACTAAAGAAGATCCGCCTGGATTATCAGGAATGCGGATTTATGGTGCTGACAGATGAGAAATGGCTTTTGTTTGTCCTCGGGCAGTTGCTGTCCAATGCCCTGAAATACACCCCAAAAGGAAGTATTTCAATATATATGGAGCCAGGCAGCCAGGGCGCCCTTATTATAAAAGATACAGGCATCGGTATTTGGGAGGAGGATCTTCCCAGAATTTTCGAGAAAGGTTTTACCGGATATAATGGAAGAAAGGACAAAAAATCAACAGGGATAGGGTTGTACTTGTGCCGTTCTGTCTGCACTAAGTTGGGCCATGGCCTGGAGGTTAGCTCAAAGGTAGGGGAAGGGACATCTGTTAGGGTGAATTTATTTAGAGAGGAAAATATTTTGGAATAA
- a CDS encoding BMC domain-containing protein, producing the protein MGNSVGMLELSSIAKGIETCDHVLKAAEVELLRSSTICPGKYMIIIGGDTSSVNAAMNVGEEIAGPFLVDKLLIANISDQLMPAISSTSQIPTSGAVGVLEFYSVASAIVAADTAAKAADVHLMEIRTGFAVGGKGFVTLSGDVSAVTAAVKAAETVSELMVNSVVIPRPTEKLYEALM; encoded by the coding sequence ATGGGAAATTCAGTTGGAATGTTAGAATTGTCCAGTATAGCAAAGGGAATTGAAACTTGTGACCACGTGCTCAAGGCTGCGGAGGTTGAACTTCTCAGGTCTTCGACCATCTGTCCAGGTAAATATATGATTATTATCGGCGGTGATACCAGCAGCGTAAATGCCGCCATGAACGTAGGTGAAGAGATAGCAGGGCCGTTTTTAGTTGACAAGCTTCTGATTGCCAATATCAGTGACCAACTCATGCCTGCCATCAGCAGCACTTCCCAGATCCCCACAAGTGGGGCTGTAGGCGTCCTGGAATTTTATTCTGTCGCTTCTGCCATCGTGGCAGCTGATACTGCCGCGAAAGCTGCAGATGTACACCTTATGGAAATCAGGACAGGGTTTGCCGTGGGGGGCAAAGGGTTTGTCACACTTTCCGGGGACGTCAGTGCGGTCACAGCCGCTGTCAAGGCGGCAGAGACTGTCAGCGAACTGATGGTAAACAGTGTGGTGATACCACGGCCCACAGAGAAGCTCTATGAGGCTCTTATGTAG
- a CDS encoding 4Fe-4S dicluster domain-containing protein → MSLIETVKDAGIVGAGGAGFPTHVKLNTKAEYFIVNAAECEPLIETDKYLCRTFADELIKGIMYISQHLEAKKSYIALKAKYKAEIAALEEAIQKNNADIEIFAMRTFYPAGDEQIIVEQITGRTVPERGIPIEVGAVVDNVGTVISIYEAMAEGTKVTDKYLSVVGEVAEPIMLKVPIGTSVRTCIEAASPKISDYAIILGGPMMGRVFSDNGLISQQVVTKTTGNIIVLPKDHYLVKRTEVSIERIKHQARSACIQCRMCTDLCPRFQIGHSMRPHLVMRNIWREDGLDSNEEFAKCFGEAVNCSSCGVCEMFSCPMGLSPRQVNNYMKVKLRERGITIDKTPNPTARPTIDLNRIPTDRLIARLGLNQYNGLHAHTCTELFPGEVFIPLAQHIGKPAELAVKAGDTVHKGDVIGQAAEGGLSANIHASADGTVTEATPAGVRINVN, encoded by the coding sequence ATGAGTTTAATTGAAACAGTAAAAGATGCCGGTATTGTAGGGGCCGGCGGGGCAGGATTTCCTACACACGTCAAGTTAAACACGAAGGCTGAATATTTTATTGTCAATGCCGCCGAGTGTGAACCATTGATTGAAACAGACAAATATCTGTGCAGGACCTTTGCCGACGAATTAATCAAGGGTATCATGTATATTTCCCAGCACCTGGAAGCAAAAAAATCCTACATAGCATTGAAAGCAAAGTATAAGGCCGAGATTGCAGCTTTAGAAGAAGCAATCCAGAAAAATAACGCAGATATAGAAATTTTTGCCATGAGGACGTTCTATCCGGCCGGGGATGAGCAGATTATCGTAGAGCAGATCACCGGACGTACCGTACCTGAGCGCGGCATCCCCATTGAAGTCGGTGCCGTTGTCGACAATGTGGGCACAGTAATCAGTATTTATGAGGCTATGGCAGAAGGCACAAAGGTTACTGACAAGTATCTGTCTGTTGTAGGCGAGGTGGCAGAACCAATTATGCTCAAGGTTCCCATCGGCACATCTGTCAGGACTTGTATCGAGGCCGCTTCCCCGAAAATTTCTGATTATGCCATCATCCTTGGCGGCCCTATGATGGGACGTGTTTTTTCTGATAATGGCCTGATCAGCCAGCAGGTAGTAACTAAAACAACTGGAAATATAATCGTCCTCCCCAAAGACCACTATCTTGTGAAAAGGACAGAAGTTTCTATAGAAAGAATCAAACACCAGGCACGCAGCGCATGTATCCAGTGCCGTATGTGTACGGATCTTTGCCCTCGTTTCCAGATTGGCCACAGCATGAGGCCCCATCTTGTCATGAGGAATATCTGGAGGGAGGATGGCCTGGATTCCAACGAAGAATTTGCCAAATGTTTTGGCGAGGCAGTAAACTGTTCAAGCTGTGGCGTCTGTGAGATGTTCTCATGTCCCATGGGCCTTTCTCCAAGACAAGTCAACAATTATATGAAGGTCAAATTAAGAGAGCGGGGAATTACCATTGACAAGACCCCCAATCCCACAGCGCGGCCTACCATTGATTTGAACCGCATCCCCACAGACCGCCTGATTGCACGCCTGGGCTTAAACCAGTACAATGGCCTGCACGCACACACCTGTACAGAGCTTTTCCCTGGTGAGGTATTTATCCCACTGGCACAGCATATAGGTAAGCCTGCAGAACTGGCTGTCAAAGCCGGGGATACCGTCCACAAGGGCGATGTCATCGGGCAGGCGGCTGAAGGAGGGTTATCAGCCAATATCCATGCAAGCGCAGACGGAACAGTCACTGAAGCAACACCGGCCGGTGTCAGAATAAATGTAAACTAA
- a CDS encoding ABC transporter ATP-binding protein, translating to MSLLDVKNVKKTYTTRFGGNQVQALLDVTFSVESGEYVAIMGESGSGKTTLLNILAALDKPTGGKVYLKGRDLSGIKDREMAAFRRQNLGFVFQDFNLLDTFSLEDNIYLPLVLAGRKYEEMNRRLTPIAGQLGIEELLKKFPYEVSGGQKQRAAVARALITKPQLVLADEPTGALDSRSADDLMELFTEINKNGQTILMVTHSVKAASNANRVLFIKDGEVFHQIYRGNLSNEEMYQKIAASLTVLATGGEQ from the coding sequence ATGTCATTATTGGACGTTAAAAATGTAAAGAAAACCTATACTACCCGGTTTGGGGGGAACCAGGTACAGGCTCTTTTAGATGTCACATTTTCAGTGGAGAGCGGCGAGTATGTAGCCATTATGGGTGAATCAGGATCTGGCAAGACAACGCTGCTGAATATTCTGGCAGCCCTGGATAAACCTACAGGAGGGAAGGTATATCTTAAAGGCAGAGATTTAAGCGGCATTAAGGACAGGGAAATGGCGGCGTTCAGAAGGCAGAATCTGGGATTTGTGTTCCAGGATTTTAATCTGCTTGACACATTTTCCTTAGAGGATAACATATACCTTCCTCTTGTGCTGGCAGGAAGGAAGTATGAGGAGATGAACCGCAGGCTCACCCCTATAGCGGGGCAGCTTGGAATTGAAGAACTTTTGAAAAAATTTCCTTATGAGGTGTCGGGAGGGCAAAAGCAGAGGGCCGCAGTGGCCAGGGCATTGATTACAAAGCCTCAGCTGGTTTTGGCCGACGAGCCTACAGGCGCCCTAGACTCCCGCTCTGCAGATGACCTGATGGAATTATTTACAGAAATCAACAAGAACGGACAGACAATCCTGATGGTCACTCACAGTGTAAAGGCAGCCAGTAATGCCAACAGAGTGCTTTTTATTAAGGACGGGGAAGTGTTCCACCAGATATATAGGGGAAACCTCTCAAATGAAGAAATGTACCAGAAGATTGCAGCGTCCCTGACTGTGTTGGCTACAGGAGGTGAGCAGTAA